The Coccidioides posadasii str. Silveira chromosome 3, complete sequence genome contains a region encoding:
- the SLY41_1 gene encoding suppressor of loss of ypt1, variant 2 (EggNog:ENOG410PGBX~COG:G~TransMembrane:9 (i97-114o134-154i175-192o204-224i231-249o255-274i302-321o362-382i389-421o)~BUSCO:4451at33183), with translation MSVTTVLHPVQHPSIGSLKQQPQMNLPSSDGTLDKFPALDDESHRTPADADVPLPASNFRYSPEPFWLPRKNGTLSHGFPSSRKQRPRKSISEAIGSFKKRSASVSVNAQELAEALKAPVSYRLIGLCIVWYMTSALTNTSSKEILNALPKPITLTIVQFGFVSTCCLLLSYLASVFPTLRSTVPALKNGIRYPTLEVISTALPLALFQLAGHILSSMATSQIPVSLVHTIKGLSPLFTVLAYRVLFRIRYARATYLSLVPLTMGVMLACSAGFSTNFFGILCAFCAALVFVSQNIFSKKLFNESSRIEAEGQALTGRKLDKLNLLCYCSGLAFFLTAPIWFFSEGYPLLMDLLQDGAIDLTEKKGSLDHGPLILEFIFNGMSHFAQNILAFVLLSMISPVSYSVASLIKRVFVVVVAIVWFGNATTPIQAFGIGLTFVGLYLYDRNSHEDAADRRANADHFHTKKTILPLSVRNTNNNKGWSSNGYAFPPIKEGSPENTQGYISASTGNFKKDDSGPNGRPRKSSAVRPWMPPGTKQESTW, from the exons ATGAGTGTTACCACAGTCCTACATCCTGTGCAGCATCCGTCAATTGGGTCCCTGAAGCAACAGCCCCAAATGAACCTCCCCAGCTCAGATGGCACCTTGGACAAGTTCCCGGCTCTTGATGACGAATCCCACAGAACGCCCGCCGACGCCGACGTCCCTCTTCCAGCGAGTAATTTTAGATATTCTCCGGAACCTTTTTGGCTGCCACGAAAAAATGGGACTCTATCCCATGGCTTTCCAAGCTCGCGAAAACAGCGACCCCGGAAGAGCATCAGTGAGGCTATCGGGTCGTTCAAGAAGAGGAGTGCAAGCGTTAGCGTGAATGCACAGGAACTGGCAGAGGCCCTGAAGGCGCCTGTCTCCTACAGACTCATT GGACTCTGCATCGTGTGGTACATGACATCCGCGCTCACGAACACTTCGTCGAAAGAAATCCTCAACGCCCTCCCAAAACCTATCACCCTCACTATTGTCCAGTTCGGCTTCGTTTCGACATGTTGTCTTCTTCTCTCATACCTGGCGTCGGTCTTTCCGACGTTAAGATCCACCGTCCCGGCGCTGAAGAATGGAATCCGATATCCAACCCTCGAGGTCATCTCTACCGCTCTTCCCCTAGCTCTTTTTCAGCTTGCAGGCCATATCCTAAGCTCCATGGCGACCTCCCAGATCCCAGTTTCCCTTGTACACACAATTAAAGGCCTCTCTCCGCTATTCACCGTTCTCGCCTATCGCGTCTTGTTCCGAATTCGCTATGCACGCGCTACCTATCTCTCGCTCGTCCCACTCACGATGGGCGTGATGCTTGCCTGCTCTGCCGGCTTCTCGACCAACTTCTTCGGCATTCTCTGTGCGTTTTGCGCCGCGCTCGTGTTTGTTTCTCAGAATATATTCTCCAAGAAGCTTTTCAACGAATCCTCTCGCATTGAGGCGGAAGGCCAGGCGCTCACCGGCCGGAAGCTGGATAAGCTCAATCTCCTGTGCTATTGCTCCGGTTTAGCGTTTTTCCTGACGGCTCCTATTTGGTTCTTCTCCGAGGGTTACCCTCTTCTCATGGACCTTCTTCAGGACGGCGCGATTGACCTTACGGAAAAGAAGGGTAGCCTGGACCATGGACCGCTAATTCTAGAATTTATTTTCAACGGGATGTCACATTTCGCTCAAAATATCCTTGCCTTTGTGCTTTTATCGATGATCTCGCCGGTATCCTATTCCGTCGCGTCGTTGATCAAGCGAGTCTTTGTCGTCGTGGTTGCGATTGTCTGGTTCGGAAATGCCACTACGCCCATCCAGGCATTTGGAATTGGGCTTACGTTTGTCGGCTTATACTTGTATGACCGCAACAGCCACGAAGATGCCGCAGATCGACGCGCGAATGCGGACCATTTTCACACCAAGAAAACTATACTTCCACTGAGCGTGAGAAACACCAACAACAACAAGGGCTGGAGTTCTAATGGCTATGCGTTTCCTCCCATCAAGGAAGGCTCCCCAGAAAACACACAGGGGTATATCTCAGCTTCAACTGGCAATTTCAAAAAGGACGATAGCGGACCCAACGGACGCCCACGAAAGAGCAGCGCTGTTCGGCCGTGGATGCCACCGGGTACAAAACAAGAATCCACATGGTAG
- a CDS encoding uncharacterized protein (EggNog:ENOG410PS96~COG:S~BUSCO:16539at33183), with protein MASPSQQASGTSSIDPYQQLHSYSFTEDPEFKLGLAVILRQPGTPATDEQVNRTDDLVMKAKCFYFSRKHSIQPPLDLLEYKGWLQTHPGESESQPQPQPQPQDQQPSEPPQSTAADPCSSASEQQPLPPQTTTTTTTTAVTPAGEEEPAYPSSFAHIVELITTGQPIPGIQQIPDTILTGQQGPSTAARRRKPWEKQGEPGVQGEECKAPEEASRGEGQCHEQEAKDETNSRVLPGLSSEPLQNP; from the exons ATGGCGAGCCCCTCTCAGCAAGCCAGCGGCACATCCTCCATAGATCCATATCAACAACTTCATTCGTACTCTTTCACAGAAGACCCGGAATTCAAACTCGGCCTCGCCGTCATACTCCGTCAGCCAGGAACGCCAGCGACTGATGAGCAGGTCAACCGTACCGATGATCTCGTCATGAAAGCCAAATGTTTCTACTTCTCCAG AAAACACTCCATCCAGCCCCCTCTAGACCTCCTCGAATACAAGGGCTGGCTACAAACGCACCCCGGCGAGTCTGAATCTCAGCCCCAGCCCCAGCCCCAGCCCCAAGACCAACAGCCCTCGGAGCCACCACAGTCCACGGCAGCGGACCCCTGTTCCTCAGCCTCCGAGCAGCAACCACTACCACCACAAACAacaacgacgacgacaacgaCAGCAGTAACACCTGCAGGTGAAGAAGAGCCTGCTTATCCTTCCTCTTTCGCACACATCGTCGAACTGATCACAACAGGCCAACCGATCCCCGGAATCCAACAGATCCCAGATACAATATTAACGGGGCAGCAAGGTCCCAGTACGGCTGCCCGGAGACGGAAGCCCTGGGAGAAACAAGGAGAGCCTGGCGTACAAGGGGAGGAATGCAAGGCACCCGAAGAAGCCTCGAGGGGAGAAGGACAATGTCATGAGCAAGAGGCGAAAGACGAGACGAATTCCCGAGTTCTTCCAGGTCTCTCCTCGGAGCCGCTCCAGAACCCATGA
- the SLY41_1 gene encoding suppressor of loss of ypt1 (EggNog:ENOG410PGBX~COG:G~TransMembrane:9 (i120-137o157-177i198-215o227-247i254-272o278-297i325-344o385-405i412-444o)~BUSCO:4451at33183) translates to MNLPSSDGTLDKFPALDDESHRTPADADVPLPASNFRYSPEPFWLPRKNGTLSHGFPSSRKQRPRKSISEAIGSFKKRSASVSVNAQELAEALKAPVSYRLIGLCIVWYMTSALTNTSSKEILNALPKPITLTIVQFGFVSTCCLLLSYLASVFPTLRSTVPALKNGIRYPTLEVISTALPLALFQLAGHILSSMATSQIPVSLVHTIKGLSPLFTVLAYRVLFRIRYARATYLSLVPLTMGVMLACSAGFSTNFFGILCAFCAALVFVSQNIFSKKLFNESSRIEAEGQALTGRKLDKLNLLCYCSGLAFFLTAPIWFFSEGYPLLMDLLQDGAIDLTEKKGSLDHGPLILEFIFNGMSHFAQNILAFVLLSMISPVSYSVASLIKRVFVVVVAIVWFGNATTPIQAFGIGLTFVGLYLYDRNSHEDAADRRANADHFHTKKTILPLSVRNTNNNKGWSSNGYAFPPIKEGSPENTQGYISASTGNFKKDDSGPNGRPRKSSAVRPWMPPGTKQESTW, encoded by the exons ATGAACCTCCCCAGCTCAGATGGCACCTTGGACAAGTTCCCGGCTCTTGATGACGAATCCCACAGAACGCCCGCCGACGCCGACGTCCCTCTTCCAGCGAGTAATTTTAGATATTCTCCGGAACCTTTTTGGCTGCCACGAAAAAATGGGACTCTATCCCATGGCTTTCCAAGCTCGCGAAAACAGCGACCCCGGAAGAGCATCAGTGAGGCTATCGGGTCGTTCAAGAAGAGGAGTGCAAGCGTTAGCGTGAATGCACAGGAACTGGCAGAGGCCCTGAAGGCGCCTGTCTCCTACAGACTCATT GGACTCTGCATCGTGTGGTACATGACATCCGCGCTCACGAACACTTCGTCGAAAGAAATCCTCAACGCCCTCCCAAAACCTATCACCCTCACTATTGTCCAGTTCGGCTTCGTTTCGACATGTTGTCTTCTTCTCTCATACCTGGCGTCGGTCTTTCCGACGTTAAGATCCACCGTCCCGGCGCTGAAGAATGGAATCCGATATCCAACCCTCGAGGTCATCTCTACCGCTCTTCCCCTAGCTCTTTTTCAGCTTGCAGGCCATATCCTAAGCTCCATGGCGACCTCCCAGATCCCAGTTTCCCTTGTACACACAATTAAAGGCCTCTCTCCGCTATTCACCGTTCTCGCCTATCGCGTCTTGTTCCGAATTCGCTATGCACGCGCTACCTATCTCTCGCTCGTCCCACTCACGATGGGCGTGATGCTTGCCTGCTCTGCCGGCTTCTCGACCAACTTCTTCGGCATTCTCTGTGCGTTTTGCGCCGCGCTCGTGTTTGTTTCTCAGAATATATTCTCCAAGAAGCTTTTCAACGAATCCTCTCGCATTGAGGCGGAAGGCCAGGCGCTCACCGGCCGGAAGCTGGATAAGCTCAATCTCCTGTGCTATTGCTCCGGTTTAGCGTTTTTCCTGACGGCTCCTATTTGGTTCTTCTCCGAGGGTTACCCTCTTCTCATGGACCTTCTTCAGGACGGCGCGATTGACCTTACGGAAAAGAAGGGTAGCCTGGACCATGGACCGCTAATTCTAGAATTTATTTTCAACGGGATGTCACATTTCGCTCAAAATATCCTTGCCTTTGTGCTTTTATCGATGATCTCGCCGGTATCCTATTCCGTCGCGTCGTTGATCAAGCGAGTCTTTGTCGTCGTGGTTGCGATTGTCTGGTTCGGAAATGCCACTACGCCCATCCAGGCATTTGGAATTGGGCTTACGTTTGTCGGCTTATACTTGTATGACCGCAACAGCCACGAAGATGCCGCAGATCGACGCGCGAATGCGGACCATTTTCACACCAAGAAAACTATACTTCCACTGAGCGTGAGAAACACCAACAACAACAAGGGCTGGAGTTCTAATGGCTATGCGTTTCCTCCCATCAAGGAAGGCTCCCCAGAAAACACACAGGGGTATATCTCAGCTTCAACTGGCAATTTCAAAAAGGACGATAGCGGACCCAACGGACGCCCACGAAAGAGCAGCGCTGTTCGGCCGTGGATGCCACCGGGTACAAAACAAGAATCCACATGGTAG
- the NUO78 gene encoding NADH dehydrogenase (ubiquinone) 78K chain precursor, 5-prime end (EggNog:ENOG410PH1J~COG:C~BUSCO:1945at33183) yields MRPQLFRAAARSRRWSRLNCSRTFATTAPRPAEVELTIDGKKVSIEAGSALIQACEKAGVTIPRYCYHEKLHIAGNCRMCLVEVERAPKPVASCAWPVQAGMVVKTNSPLTHKAREGVMEFLLANHPLDCPICDQGGECDLQDQSMRYGADRGRFHEVGGKRAVEDKNIGPLIKTSMNRCIHCTRCVRFANDIAGAPELGTSGRGNDMQIGTYLEKNLDSELSANVIDLCPVGALTSKPYAFRARPWELKHTETIDVLDGLGSNIRVDSRGVEVMRVLPRLNDDVNEEWINDKTRFACDGLKTQRLTTPLIRRENKFLPATWEQALTEIGAAYRSLAPKANEFKVVAGHLIETESMVAMKDLANKLGSENLALDQPGGSQPIAHGVDLRSNYLFNSKIYGIEDTDAILLVGTNPRHEAAVLNARIRKQWLRSDLEIGLVGESFDSTFEFEHLGDNAAALKTALSGEFGKKLAAAKKPMIIVGSAVAEHPDAKNIFETIGSFVDRNAANFNTAEWQGYNILQRAASRSGAYDVGFTTPSPDVAQTSPKMVWLLGADEINEADIPKGAFVVYQGHHGDRGAELADVVLPGAAYTEKSGTYVNTEGRVQITRAATSLPGAAREDWKIIRAVSEFLGAPLPYDDIEMLRDRMEEINPALRRYDVVEPVSLSQLSKVQLVDQNRGSKPSGEPLKRPIENFYFTDVISRSSTTMARCSAAKETGNPDTNFMAPGEPAPQYFAAQ; encoded by the exons ATGCGGCCGCAATTGTTCCGTGCGGCGGCCCGCTCGAGGAGATGGTCCAGACTCAATTGCTCCCGCACATTCGCAACGACTGCCCCTCGTCCAGCGGAGGTTGAGCTCACAATTG ATGGAAAAAAGGTCTCGATAGAAG CTGGATCGGCTCTAATTCAAGCTTGCGAGAAGGCTGGAGTAACAATTCCACG ATATTGCTACCATGA GAAATTACACATTGCAGGAAACT GTCGTATGTGTTTAGTTGAAGTGGAGCGAGCCCCAAAACCCGTGGCCTCCTGCGCATGGCCCGTTCAGGCTGGAATGGTAGTGAAGACAAATTCACCCCTTACGCACAAGGCTAGAGAAGGTGTTATGGAATTCTTACTTGCGAATCATCCGCTTGATTGCCCCATCTGCGACCAGGGAGGTGAATGTGATTTGCAAGACCAGTCGATGAGATACGGTGCCGACAGAGGTCGATTCCATGAAGTTGGAGGGAAGCGTGCCGTGGAAGACAAAAACATCGGTCCTTTGATCAAAACATCCATGAACAGATGTATTCATTGTACTCGATGTGTCCGCTTTGCAAACGACATTGCTGGAGCTCCGGAGCTTGGAACGTCCGGGCGAGGAAATGATATGCAGATCGGCACCTATCTTGAGAAGAACCTCGATTCTGAATTATCCGCAAACGTTATCGACCTTTGCCCCGTCGGAGCCCTCACCTCCAAACCATATGCTTTCCGAGCACGACCATGGGAACTTAAACATACTGAGACCATCGACGTCTTGGATGGATTAGGCTCAAATATTAGGGTTGATTCCCGAGGTGTGGAAGTTATGCGCGTCCTTCCGAGACTCAACGATGATGTGAACGAGGAGTGGATCAACGACAAGACCAGATTCGCCTGCGATGGCCTTAAGACTCAGAGACTCACCACACCTTTGATTAGAAGGGAAAACAAATTCTTACCAGCAACGTGGGAGCAAGCATTGACTGAAATCGGAGCTGCTTACAGAAGCTTGGCTCCAAAGGCTAACGAATTTAAGGTCGTTGCTGGTCACCTCATTGAGACTGAATCCATGGTCGCTATGAAGGACCTAGCAAACAAACTCGGCTCCGAGAACCTTGCACTTGATCAACCCGGTGGCAGCCAACCTATCGCACACGGTGTCGATCTCAGATCAAACTACCTTTTCAACTCCAAGATTTATGGCATTGAAGACACTGATGCTATCCTTCTTGTTGGGACAAACCCTCGCCATGAGGCTGCTGTCCTCAATGCACGCATTCGTAAGCAATGGCTTCGTTCTGATCTGGAGATCGGCTTGGTCGGCGAGTCCTTCGATAGCACTTTTGAGTTCGAGCATCTCGGCGACAATGCGGCCGCGCTGAAGACCGCTCTTTCTGGAGAATTTGGAAAGAAGCTGGCAGCTGCCAAGAAGCCGATGATCATTGTCGGAAGCGCAGTTGCTGAGCACCCCGATGCCAAGAACATTTTCGAAACGATCGGTTCTTTCGTTGATAGGAACGCTGCCAACTTCAACACTGCAGAATGGCAAGGATACAACATTCTTCAACGCGCAGCGTCTCGCTCCGGAGCTTACGACGTTGGATTCACAACCCCATCTCCAGATGTTGCTCAGACTAGCCCCAAGATGGTCTGGCTCCTTGGTGCTGATGAAATCAACGAAGCCGATATTCCCAAAGGCGCTTTCGTGGTGTACCAGGGTCACCATGGTGACCGTGGCGCTGAACTCGCAGATGTTGTCCTGCCAGGAGCAGCATACACCGAAAAGTCTGGCACCTATGTTAACACGGAGGGTAGAGTTCAAATTACCCGCGCCGCTACATCGCTTCCCGGAGCTGCTAGAGAAGACTGGAAGATCATCAGAGCTGTTAGCGAATTCCTCGGCGCGCCGCTACCATACGATGATATCGAGATGCTGAGAGACAGGATGGAAGAGATCAACCCCGCCCTGAGAAGATACGACGTTGTCGAGCCCGTGTCTCTAAGTCAACTGAGCAAGGTTCAACTGGTCGATCAGAACAGAGGATCTAAGCCATCTGGCGAGCCACTTAAGAGGCCCATTGAAAACTTCTATTTCACAGATGTCATTTCCAGAAG CTCGACAACTATGGCAAGATGTTCAGCCGCCAAGGAAACCGGCAATCCAGATACTAACTTCATGGCCCCCGGCGAACCCGCGCCCCAGTATTTCGCGGCTCAATAA
- a CDS encoding uncharacterized protein (EggNog:ENOG410PNZ3~COG:S~BUSCO:11322at33183), with product MAPERILRIPRSDSPEDFVLVKVSRSGKNELDLSLVATEGEDPYAGSVKTSQISKLRAKNYRGSDEEWSGILSYVFNQDEGALKSDDWAAGLETIATVRSMGDEDEEDGNKEVVITLRKRIDAITQRLGSITLKQDDDQAIQLFDWSGIAVARANSLSQEIVSLNAKYRDAENTINQLNSQLEELIQAKKEHDDQLVAKFAQLLNEKKLKIRNQQRLLAAAKIDPTKAAELEAAEAEKKPRKADVSRKSKRKAQAPPSDSESEDAFDTMDVDTKDNDAANNQEEKAQEDETATESDRPSTPDPLEDEETASEDEQPEVPAPVPSKSKERTAPNDNKGGKSSAPWTQEPASSPPPRRELPFTRRGRNAKPAPVVAERKRDEVETESDDEL from the exons ATGGCACCGGAGAGGATTTTGCGCATTCCACGCAGCGACAGCCCGGAAGATTTCGTTCTGGTCAAGGTTTCGAGGTCTGGTAAGAATGAGCTTGACCTCAGTCTGGTCGCTACTGAAGGAGAGGATCCTTACGCCGGCTCTG TGAAAACGTCCCAAATAAGCAAGCTACGTGCCAAAAACTATCGTGGCAGCGACGAGGAATGGTCTGGAATCCTGTCTTACGTATTCAACCAAGATGAAGGCGCCCTCAAATCGGACGACTGGGCGGCTGGACTGGAGACAATTGCGACGGTTAGGTCAATGGGAGacgaggacgaggaagaCGGCAACAAAGAGGTCGTTATAACACTCCGGAAACGGATTGATGCCATTACG CAACGCTTGGGCTCAATCACGCTTAAACAAGACGACGACCAGGCGATTCAATTGTTTGACTGGAGTGGCATCGCTGTCGCCCGGGCAAACAGCCTGTCTCAAGAAATAGTCTCCCTAAACGCCAAGTATCGCGACGCAGAAAACACCATCAATCAGCTCAATTCCCAATTGGAGGAGTTAATTCAGGCGAAAAAGGAACACGACGACCAGCTAGTTGCTAAATTTGCCCAACTGCTAAACGAGAAAAAACTGAAAATCCGTAACCAACAGCGACTTCTGGCCGCTGCAAAGATCGATCCCACGAAAG CTGCCGAGTTAGAGGCTGCAGAAGCCGAAAAGAAACCCAGAAAAGCCGACGTGAGTAGAAAATCAAAACGGAAAGCTCAAGCGCCCCCAAGCGACTCTGAAAGCGAAGATGCTTTTGACACAATGGATGTGGACACAAAGGACAACGACGCTGCAAACAACCAAGAGGAAAAAGCACAGGAAGACGAAACCGCAACGGAATCTGACCGCCCATCAACCCCTGACCCGTTAGAGGATGAAGAAACGGCGTCCGAAGACGAACAACCTGAGGTACCGGCCCCTGTGCCATCGAAAAGTAAGGAGCGCACTGCACCGAATGATAATAAAGGAGGAAAATCCAGTGCTCCTTGGACTCAAGAACCTGCTTCCAGCCCTCCTCCTCGTCGTGAGCTACCTTTTACAAGGAGAGGAAGGAATGCTAAACCAGCACCAGTCGTTGCTGAACGCAAGCGGGATGAAGTCGAGACCGAAAGCGATGATGAATTATAA
- a CDS encoding uncharacterized protein (EggNog:ENOG410PJWE~COG:S~BUSCO:2085at33183): MDISPLRLRRPEDEAIECWDDDEDLQCGDEIYFRTVSSATSVTGCSVRPSGHRDSISSRRSCRSDRESNYGDEESWQLLLNDQDEFGTDDAIASAKNAGIPIPNGIPRSALLGGTIKRLGGRKGKKALGDDWSEDLDLAGLSGEIQLRFKHEATSPESLLHLSSLPTSPSKSRELEYFTDIINHPPAPKQQLFNDLDKFKDTEEDASFDDVPTIKLGKSRPPPISNPFATSTATEPGTQDDNMEADLVLPSDGEPLRLSTRRETSKTPDAFGDEFDAEWAEGSIGVRFGGTKREGFSTRSSTVSALSPSVSSCLTAESDDEGFNDFVLPDGPLDLGKSLQKRQESALPVDLDFPPEPEASKQPDPAADDFFSGIELGDGELFDTEKLTLNRNIKRKVERPASPARRGATTITFTSRTPGTRIPRLSDRPHSTQLEPVSESGAPVSKFVRPASRLSGHATHSSLSNISISSAGSASSNPPSRRPSSSRSSKDTIQSTSTNSQLLKTKRSIPGLRNYNAGMASTLQRSPGRQESNLKTRATVSPRPKTPVNQSTAETRLGPQRRHHVPFIPAGASPNQSHHVSLKTSRHFRRADSDSSGDMFTHHRSNSRVSSSSALSDTTRRGSTDLPTGSFTAGAKHAVTKPNRKRHFGDGTELDIFDDLPTSATAESKYVKVPIKKGPPRALRNRLSQSGIPLPCKTETTGSSLPTSPPHHDHTPRFARDTNASRNAREQRIASMTHNQRERENGPLTPISVNWRSPPFSRPPSSPTMVKSRPGHKHRNSISRPHLIKPMGSGVHEPKSVKGMKYNPTLYRWEGNETATAAFDPPALGTPPKSTLALISNIGGISGAQVVGSMVFDPQRMCWLKLASPGKTGATIPPEEDDVFAGLEDLDDRPQKSNTTSRIASAVCDIEANDPLTGDDKSGDSSDDWPITEEFDVGPEFIKRQRAEEEKWRRKVSKWASGDRNKLGDSWRWAIRDLVKTDAPIDIPLSYKR, from the exons ATGGACATCTCTCCGTTACGGCTGCGAAGGCCCGAAGACGAAGCGATCGAGTGCTGGGACGACGACGAAGACCTTCAGTGTGGCGACGAGATTTATTTTCGGACTGTTTCCTCGGCGACATCGGTGACTGGGTGCTCTGTTCGACCCTCCGGCCATCGAGATTCCATTTCGTCACGTCGCTCCTGCAGATCAGACCGCGAATCTAACTACGGCGACGAGGAAAGCTGGCAGTTACTGTTAAACGACCAGGATGAATTTGGTACCGACGATGCTATTGCATCTGCGAAGAATGCCGGGATCCCGATCCCCAATGGGATACCCAGGTCAGCGCTCCTAGGAGGCACTATCAAAAGACTTGGTGGTCGAAAGGGTAAAAAGGCCTTAGGGGATGACTGGTCTGAGGATCTAGATCTGGCAGGGTTGAGCGGAGAAATCCAGCTAAGGTTCAAACATGAGGCGACTTCCCCAGAGTCGTTGCTACATCTCAGCTCTCTCCCAACAAGCCCATCGAAATCTCGAGAATTGGAGTACTTCACTGATATCATAAACCATCCACCCGCACCGAAACAACAGCTATTCAACGATTTAGATAAATTTAAAGACACTGAAGAGGATGCCTCCTTCGATGATGTTCCAACTATTAAACTAGGAAAATCTCGCCCTCCGCCAATTTCGAATCCATTCGCTACTTCAACTGCGACAGAACCTGGTACTCAAGACGACAATATGGAAGCCGATTTGGTGCTGCCCTCGGATGGTGAGCCTTTACGCCTATCCACCAGACGAGAAACCTCCAAGACACCGGATGCGTTTGGGGACGAATTCGATGCCGAGTGGGCTGAAGGGAGTATTGGAGTACGATTCGGTGGAACAAAAAGAGAAGGGTTTTCCACCCGTAGCTCAACTGTGTCTGCCCTGAGCCCCAGTGTTTCAAGCTGCTTGACTGCAGAGAGCGATGACGAAGGATTCAACGATTTTGTCTTGCCTGACGGGCCCTTGGACCTGGGAAAATCGCTGCAGAAAAGGCAAGAGTCTGCACTACCTGTCGACTTGGACTTCCCCCCCGAACCTGAAGCTTCAAAGCAACCTGATCCCGCAGCGGACGATTTCTTCTCTGGGATCGAACTTGGCGACGGGGAGTTGTTTGACACGGAAAAGTTGACCCTTAATCGGAATATTAAGCGCAAGGTGGAGAGACCAGCAAGCCCTGCTAGACGCGGAGCAACAACCATAACTTTCACAAGCCGAACGCCCGGCACTCGGATCCCCAGGCTGTCTGACAGGCCACATTCCACCCAACTTGAACCTGTCTCAGAAAGTGGAGCGCCGGTGTCTAAATTTGTTCGACCTGCTTCTCGACTGAGCGGACACGCCACACACTCATCTTTATCCAATATTTCGATATCAAGCGCTGGTTCTGCGTCATCCAACCCTCCTAGTCGTCGACCTTCTAGTAGTAGAAGTTCAAAAGATACAATACAATCAACTAGTACGAATTCTCAACTACTGAAAACCAAACGATCCATTCCAGGACTACGAAATTACAATGCCGGCATGGCATCAACGCTGCAAAGGTCCCCTGGACGACAAGAAAGCAATTTGAAGACTCGAGCTACAGTGTCTCCTCGTCCAAAAACTCCCGTCAATCAGTCTACCGCTGAAACTCGTCTTGGGCCTCAACGGCGACATCATGTTCCTTTTATTCCTGCAGGAGCTTCTCCCAACCAATCGCACCATGTTAGCCTTAAAACAAGTAGGCACTTTCGCCGCGCAGATTCAGATAGTTCTGGAGATATGTTCACCCACCATAGATCCAACTCCCGCGTCTCAAGTTCTTCTGCGTTATCAGATACTACGCGACGTGGAAGCACTGATCTTCCTACTGGCTCGTTTACAGCTGGTGCAAAGCATGCCGTTACCAAGCCAAATAGGAAGAGGCATTTTGGAGATGGCACGGAACTCGATATTTTCGACGATCTCCCAACCTCAGCAACCGCTGAAAGTAAATATGTGAAAGTTCCTATCAAAAAAGGCCCTCCACGTGCCTTGCGTAACAGACTTAGTCAGTCTGGAATCCCTTTGCCTTGCAAAACGGAGACAACGGGTTCCTCTCTACCAACGAGCCCACCGCACCATGATCATACTCCAAGATTTGCTCGTGACACTAATGCATCCAGAAATGCTCGAGAGCAGAGAATTGCTTCCATGACTCATAATCAAAGGGAACGCGAAAACGGTCCTTTGACTCCAATTAGTGTGAATTGGAGGTCGCCGCCGTTTAGCCGACCACCTTCAAGTCCGACAATGGTTAAAAGCAGACCAGGACATAAACATCGCAATTCTATTAGCAGGCCCCACCTGATTAAGCCCATGGGTAGTGGAGTGCATGAGCCAAAGT CCGTCAAAGGAATGAAATACAACCCCacattatatagatgggAAGGGAATGAAACCGCTACGGCTGCATTTGATCCACCAGCTTTGGGAACCCCTCCAAAGTCCACCCTTGCTCTTATCAGCAATATCGGTGGAATAAGTGGTGCTCAAGTTGTAGGTTCCATGGTCTTCGATCCCCAGCGTATGTGCTGGCTCAAACTAGCTTCTCCTGGGAAAACTGGTGCCACCATTCCTCCAGAGGAAGATGATGTGTTTGCCGGGCTTGAAGATCTTGATGATCGACCGCAAAAATCGAATACAACTTCCCGAATAGCATCAGCAGTTTGTGATATTGAAGCAAACGACCCGTTGACTGGTGATGACAAAAGTGGTGATTCCTCTGATGACTGGCCGATAACAGAGGAATTTGATGTTGGCCCAGAGTTTATCAAGAGACAACGTGCCGAAGAAGAGAAATGGAGGAGGAAAGTCAGTAAATGGGCCAGCGGAGATCGCAATAAACTTGGAGATTCGTGGAGGTGGGCAATTCGCGATTTGGTGAAGACGGACGCTCCCATCGATATTCCACTTTCGTACAAACGCTGA